The following proteins are encoded in a genomic region of Clostridium kluyveri:
- a CDS encoding PadR family transcriptional regulator, with translation MMNELFILGELMEEPQSGYHLRNALQVSLGHHRKISYGVIYPLLEKLEKKGFLEITNVESDKKNKKIATITEKGEKRFFELMKMPVPKGAHNADIYLIKLDVMQHLALDEQIQLLDQFYQEQKDIIKDTQNALQKLAEKDSKDHWYASRKFELRLRQTTVAIEWIEKFKHELKKEW, from the coding sequence ATGATGAATGAACTTTTTATTTTAGGTGAATTAATGGAAGAACCTCAAAGTGGTTATCATTTACGTAACGCACTGCAAGTTTCTTTAGGACATCATCGAAAAATCAGCTATGGCGTGATTTATCCTCTACTTGAAAAATTAGAGAAGAAAGGTTTTTTAGAAATAACCAATGTAGAATCAGACAAAAAAAATAAGAAAATTGCCACTATTACAGAAAAAGGGGAAAAACGTTTTTTTGAACTAATGAAAATGCCTGTTCCTAAGGGTGCTCACAATGCGGATATATATTTAATAAAGCTTGATGTGATGCAGCATCTTGCTCTAGATGAACAAATACAATTATTAGATCAATTCTATCAGGAACAAAAAGATATCATCAAAGATACACAAAATGCACTTCAAAAATTAGCTGAAAAAGATTCAAAAGATCACTGGTATGCAAGTAGGAAGTTTGAGCTACGACTACGACAAACCACTGTAGCAATTGAATGGATTGAAAAGTTTAAACATGAATTGAAGAAAGAATGGTGA
- a CDS encoding MFS transporter, whose amino-acid sequence MTKEIKIALLMAASLFMEILDGTIVTTALPKMAQYFHTSSSTIALLVSVYLITVAIFIPLSGWMANRFGKKKIWIIAVIIFTFSSLSNALAPNFSLLLLMRIVQGISGALMTPTARLIVLEKTPASQLLKMVSYLIWPALIAPAIAPVVGGFIITYWSWHWIFLINIPIGLIIALIGIKLIDKDQVNKTSTFDLLGFIEIACSSGIILIGAELATHGKNYWFSALGLIILGVILGFMVFKHLKKASNPLFSLDGLKITSFRICQTSGSILWLSVGAMPYLLTIFLQTIFHWSAVKAGSYVLFIFIGNIGIKPFTNPIIRKLGYRGALLSSFGMVFITSIALAFIETTTLPIWIMFLALVSGVGRSLALTAYNGLSFSEIDPKDRNSANTLNAVVSTLAQGMGISLITVVVNLFQFFFLINTAYELGFIFLGLLMLFPVIEVLFLPENIGHATIS is encoded by the coding sequence ATGACAAAAGAAATAAAAATAGCCTTATTAATGGCTGCTAGTCTCTTTATGGAGATCTTAGATGGAACAATTGTAACCACCGCACTACCTAAAATGGCACAATATTTTCATACAAGTTCATCAACAATTGCTTTACTGGTCAGTGTGTATTTGATTACAGTGGCCATTTTTATCCCATTAAGTGGATGGATGGCTAATCGATTTGGAAAAAAGAAAATTTGGATTATTGCTGTTATCATCTTTACCTTTAGCTCGTTAAGCAACGCATTAGCACCTAATTTTTCTCTCCTTTTGCTAATGAGAATTGTACAAGGAATTTCTGGTGCTTTGATGACACCTACCGCAAGATTGATTGTACTAGAAAAGACGCCGGCTTCACAGCTGTTGAAAATGGTTAGTTATCTTATTTGGCCTGCATTGATAGCACCAGCAATAGCACCAGTGGTTGGTGGATTTATTATTACTTACTGGAGTTGGCATTGGATTTTCTTAATTAATATCCCAATAGGCTTAATTATCGCATTAATCGGCATAAAATTGATTGATAAGGATCAGGTAAATAAGACATCTACTTTTGATCTTTTAGGATTTATAGAAATTGCCTGTTCATCCGGCATAATTCTAATTGGAGCAGAACTGGCCACTCATGGAAAAAACTATTGGTTTAGTGCATTAGGATTAATTATTTTAGGAGTAATACTAGGCTTTATGGTTTTCAAGCACTTGAAAAAAGCATCCAATCCATTATTTTCACTTGATGGGTTAAAAATAACTTCTTTTAGAATTTGTCAGACAAGTGGTTCTATTTTATGGTTATCTGTGGGGGCAATGCCCTATCTATTAACAATTTTTTTGCAAACAATCTTTCATTGGTCCGCAGTAAAAGCAGGCAGTTATGTGCTATTTATTTTTATTGGAAATATTGGAATCAAACCTTTTACCAATCCAATTATTCGTAAACTGGGCTATCGAGGTGCACTATTATCATCATTTGGAATGGTATTTATCACATCCATTGCTTTAGCATTTATTGAAACCACTACTTTGCCTATTTGGATAATGTTTCTTGCATTAGTCTCAGGTGTAGGACGCTCACTAGCCTTAACTGCTTATAATGGATTGAGTTTTTCTGAAATAGACCCTAAAGATAGAAATAGTGCAAATACTTTAAATGCTGTTGTTTCAACATTAGCTCAAGGTATGGGAATATCACTCATTACAGTGGTTGTAAATTTATTTCAATTTTTCTTTTTAATTAATACTGCCTATGAATTAGGTTTTATCTTTCTTGGTCTATTGATGCTATTCCCAGTAATTGAAGTACTATTTCTACCTGAAAATATTGGTCATGCCACAATCAGCTAA
- a CDS encoding SMI1/KNR4 family protein has protein sequence MDIKELVEKIKKLPNCIVYPSKGLPNVESKHHLPDDVKELYELCGGIILFENQNYIANIVSPDEFILANPVIVGEPCEEDITSEWYIIANDGNGDYMTIDMNPERIGKCYDSYWDRHGVVGECTVIALSFTDLVERLVENNGERWYWLREDFASMGDAYDGIETE, from the coding sequence ATGGACATTAAAGAACTAGTAGAGAAAATAAAAAAACTACCTAATTGTATAGTATACCCATCAAAAGGATTACCAAATGTTGAATCAAAACACCATTTGCCTGATGATGTGAAGGAGCTTTATGAACTTTGTGGTGGAATTATATTGTTCGAAAATCAAAACTATATCGCCAATATAGTATCTCCAGATGAATTCATTCTAGCAAACCCGGTAATTGTAGGAGAACCTTGTGAAGAGGATATTACATCAGAATGGTATATAATTGCTAATGATGGAAATGGTGACTATATGACAATAGATATGAATCCTGAAAGAATTGGAAAATGCTATGATAGCTACTGGGACAGACATGGGGTAGTTGGAGAATGTACAGTCATTGCATTATCGTTTACTGATTTGGTTGAAAGATTGGTTGAAAACAATGGTGAAAGGTGGTATTGGTTAAGAGAGGATTTTGCTTCAATGGGTGATGCTTATGATGGTATCGAAACGGAATAA
- a CDS encoding tyrosine-type recombinase/integrase: MMNLVEKFERYLIEGGKNTKTIESYVGDTAAFVGFLESKGVNFNGEVKRFHITSYGNHLIENQYELSTINKKVNSIQSFNKYLVDNGYTKEVVVDIAKDRVKLTYGSERQVEVLEDKQVERILFYIQNEEKVSKRNKMIILLFLYTGLRVSE; encoded by the coding sequence ATGATGAACCTAGTAGAAAAATTCGAAAGATACCTAATAGAAGGTGGAAAAAACACTAAAACAATAGAAAGCTATGTAGGAGATACCGCTGCTTTTGTAGGATTCCTTGAAAGTAAAGGTGTAAACTTCAATGGAGAGGTGAAAAGATTCCACATCACAAGCTACGGGAACCACCTCATTGAAAATCAGTATGAGTTATCAACCATAAATAAAAAAGTAAACAGTATCCAATCATTCAATAAATATCTAGTAGATAATGGCTACACAAAAGAGGTTGTGGTGGATATTGCAAAGGATAGAGTAAAGCTAACCTATGGTTCTGAAAGACAGGTAGAAGTATTGGAAGATAAACAAGTAGAAAGGATTCTATTCTATATCCAAAATGAGGAGAAGGTAAGCAAAAGGAATAAGATGATAATTCTCCTGTTTCTCTACACAGGGCTACGGGTAAGTGAGTAG
- a CDS encoding pre-toxin TG domain-containing protein, which produces MVKTIKKLRDSKLQDIRIDNNVGIQGERPASIFDMNTKVSDGINKDKIGLEDLLGFGRISMAMHQEYEQIKSQIDAYNASLPKYSSENASKFLPDFISKLIFDSEIDKEKINSCDDYIKKMVTSSDFDYETNGERTASIAADFIPVFGQLKMLGEIVEGKDLVSGKHYSTGDQLFGLGTLGAGSLLGKIYKGIKAGMSPEVEEAAGKLSNGTVFAMNGAGGASEIEKLAKNITKKIVGRGKEASEGAVESVHVKASQLPEGSQWQRNVLNSFEGGNAVEKTYGEGTTLYRVGGKNGCFWSLNPPPATEYEWRVKTAIKQEFCNDGSTLYKMTVPKGSSISGLDGTVGPQGMGLYGGAHQIYIDFNAVPERWIQTSPINFIK; this is translated from the coding sequence TTGGTTAAAACAATAAAAAAGCTAAGAGATTCGAAGTTACAAGATATAAGAATAGATAACAATGTAGGAATACAAGGAGAAAGACCTGCATCGATATTTGATATGAATACAAAAGTATCAGATGGAATTAACAAGGATAAAATAGGCTTGGAAGACCTACTTGGCTTTGGAAGAATATCAATGGCTATGCATCAAGAGTATGAACAGATAAAATCTCAAATAGATGCCTATAATGCAAGTTTGCCAAAATATAGTTCAGAAAATGCTTCAAAATTCCTGCCAGATTTTATTAGTAAGCTTATATTTGATTCGGAAATAGATAAGGAAAAAATAAATAGTTGTGATGATTACATAAAAAAAATGGTAACTTCATCAGACTTTGATTACGAAACGAATGGTGAAAGAACAGCATCTATTGCAGCAGATTTCATACCAGTATTTGGTCAACTTAAAATGTTAGGTGAAATAGTTGAAGGAAAGGATTTAGTATCAGGAAAGCACTATAGTACAGGAGATCAGTTGTTTGGACTAGGCACGCTGGGTGCAGGAAGTCTACTAGGAAAGATATACAAGGGAATAAAAGCAGGAATGTCACCAGAAGTAGAAGAGGCAGCAGGCAAATTAAGTAACGGAACTGTATTTGCAATGAATGGTGCTGGTGGAGCTAGTGAAATTGAAAAACTGGCTAAGAATATAACTAAAAAGATTGTTGGTAGGGGAAAAGAGGCATCTGAGGGGGCGGTTGAATCTGTACATGTAAAAGCGTCTCAATTGCCAGAAGGTAGTCAATGGCAAAGAAATGTTTTAAATTCTTTCGAAGGTGGAAATGCAGTTGAGAAAACCTATGGAGAAGGTACGACTTTGTACAGAGTTGGCGGCAAGAACGGATGTTTTTGGAGCTTAAATCCACCACCAGCAACAGAGTATGAGTGGAGAGTAAAAACTGCAATTAAACAGGAATTCTGCAATGATGGAAGTACATTGTATAAAATGACTGTTCCTAAGGGGTCAAGTATTTCAGGACTTGATGGTACAGTTGGACCACAAGGAATGGGTCTATATGGTGGAGCACATCAAATTTACATTGACTTTAATGCAGTTCCAGAGAGATGGATACAAACTTCTCCGATAAATTTTATAAAATGA
- a CDS encoding pre-toxin TG domain-containing protein → MISKILSLSDFDYETNGERTASIAADFIPVFGQLKMLGEIVEGKDLVSGKHYSTGDQLFGLGTLGAGSLLGKIYKGIKTGMSPEVEEAAGKLSNGTVFAMNGAGGASEIEKLTKNITKKIVGKGEEASEGVRNPNAKEIISERVSGLDLNEHQLTNKQLSSKKMSEIKSKIDNRTVTKAEYEAYEWNKRFSARRREGVKQFWNQERERIINGESTTRNWTTEQIEDILNGRTPKYDGKPIQGHHSYSASQYPHLADKGEIIYPVTPNEHLKGWHGGNFKNSSPGEPIIDINDF, encoded by the coding sequence ATAATAAGTAAAATACTTTCACTATCAGACTTTGATTACGAAACGAATGGTGAAAGAACAGCATCTATTGCAGCAGATTTCATACCAGTATTTGGTCAACTTAAAATGTTAGGTGAAATAGTTGAAGGAAAGGATTTAGTATCAGGAAAGCACTATAGTACAGGAGATCAGTTGTTTGGACTAGGCACGCTAGGTGCAGGAAGTCTACTAGGAAAGATATACAAGGGAATAAAAACAGGAATGTCACCGGAAGTAGAAGAGGCAGCAGGCAAATTAAGTAACGGAACTGTATTTGCAATGAATGGTGCTGGTGGAGCTAGTGAAATTGAAAAACTGACTAAGAATATAACTAAAAAGATTGTTGGTAAGGGAGAAGAGGCATCTGAGGGGGTAAGAAATCCTAATGCAAAAGAAATAATTTCTGAAAGGGTTTCTGGATTAGATTTAAATGAACATCAGTTAACGAATAAGCAGTTAAGTTCAAAGAAAATGTCAGAAATTAAAAGCAAAATAGATAATAGAACAGTAACTAAAGCAGAATATGAAGCATATGAGTGGAATAAAAGATTTTCAGCTAGAAGACGTGAAGGTGTTAAACAATTCTGGAATCAAGAAAGAGAAAGAATAATAAATGGAGAAAGCACTACACGTAATTGGACAACAGAACAAATTGAAGATATTTTAAATGGTAGAACTCCCAAATATGATGGTAAGCCTATTCAAGGACATCATTCGTATAGTGCATCCCAATATCCTCATTTAGCTGATAAAGGGGAAATAATATATCCAGTTACACCAAATGAACATTTAAAGGGATGGCATGGAGGAAACTTTAAAAATAGTAGTCCAGGAGAGCCGATAATAGATATAAATGATTTTTAA
- a CDS encoding immunity 22 family protein has translation MEREGYVSLWIGNSKSDEELLEYVELVYTDEGDFLPSQFLQDFNINIDDFDEDFIERVCLEKETNSITELISGCSYEDIVMPKYENLIGRVSSVKFNAGILLYNFQYDGSIKAVNNKGYQFKFVGVVKYAR, from the coding sequence ATGGAAAGAGAAGGATATGTATCTTTATGGATTGGTAACTCAAAATCAGATGAGGAACTTTTAGAATATGTTGAACTCGTCTATACAGATGAAGGAGATTTTTTACCATCACAATTTTTACAAGATTTTAATATTAATATAGATGATTTTGATGAAGATTTTATAGAGAGAGTATGTCTTGAGAAAGAAACTAATTCAATTACTGAACTTATTTCAGGGTGCTCATATGAGGATATAGTAATGCCCAAATATGAGAATTTGATTGGTAGAGTATCATCAGTAAAATTCAATGCAGGGATTCTACTTTATAATTTTCAATATGATGGAAGTATAAAAGCTGTAAATAATAAAGGCTATCAATTTAAATTTGTAGGTGTGGTAAAATATGCTAGATAA
- a CDS encoding IS630 family transposase, whose product MGERLKVNCKHSSYDMLKQLYQTEKDVRMKIRLLVILYFGEGYSSLKIAKLVHQSDSTVRRYLHRYNKFGLPGLKDIPHPPKNTILSNEELKEIDKNLSQSPRDSGLEYSNWTGNLLVAMVKNKFNKIISLGTAYNILHELNYSKTRPKKTDKRVNKETLENFRDKLDDLLESKDENTEILYEDEAIITSEPTTTATWSKVGSQTVVKTNSSGTRQRTVIFGAVNPEKGKLTQELNDKGNTENFKSFLK is encoded by the coding sequence GTGGGAGAAAGATTAAAAGTTAATTGTAAACATAGTTCTTATGATATGTTAAAACAGCTGTATCAAACAGAAAAAGATGTAAGGATGAAAATAAGGCTGCTCGTAATACTATATTTTGGGGAAGGTTATTCAAGTCTTAAAATTGCAAAACTTGTTCACCAATCAGATTCTACAGTGAGGCGATATCTGCATAGATATAATAAATTTGGATTGCCAGGTTTAAAAGATATACCCCATCCCCCTAAAAATACTATATTAAGTAATGAAGAACTTAAAGAAATTGATAAGAATTTATCTCAAAGTCCCCGTGATAGTGGCCTGGAATACAGCAATTGGACAGGAAACCTTTTAGTTGCAATGGTAAAAAATAAATTTAATAAAATCATATCATTGGGTACAGCATATAATATTCTCCATGAATTAAATTACTCCAAAACTCGTCCAAAGAAAACAGATAAAAGAGTAAATAAAGAAACATTAGAGAATTTTAGAGATAAACTTGATGATTTGCTTGAATCAAAAGATGAAAATACTGAAATCCTTTATGAAGATGAAGCTATAATAACTTCAGAGCCAACAACTACGGCAACATGGTCAAAAGTAGGCTCTCAAACTGTAGTTAAAACTAATAGTAGTGGCACAAGACAGAGAACTGTAATATTCGGTGCAGTAAATCCAGAGAAAGGCAAGTTAACTCAAGAATTAAATGATAAAGGAAATACTGAGAATTTCAAGTCTTTTTTAAAATAA
- a CDS encoding transposase — MSEDYPDKKVIIIADNARYHHFKGINEYLEGLKNIEFLYLPPYCSQLNAIEHLWKNIRSNVTYNTLFNSFSELLHQISSYLDSIKEDKAILKKLCAYIY, encoded by the coding sequence GTGTCTGAAGATTATCCTGATAAAAAAGTTATAATTATAGCTGATAATGCAAGATACCATCATTTTAAGGGAATAAATGAATATTTAGAAGGATTAAAAAATATAGAATTCTTGTATTTGCCACCATATTGTTCTCAGTTAAATGCTATAGAGCACCTATGGAAAAACATTCGTTCCAATGTAACATATAATACTCTTTTTAACAGTTTTTCAGAATTGTTACATCAAATTAGTTCCTATTTGGATTCAATAAAAGAGGACAAGGCTATATTGAAAAAACTATGTGCATATATCTACTAG
- a CDS encoding pre-toxin TG domain-containing protein, whose protein sequence is MRKYILDSDLLSKKTTAAYSMLNDMLPVLDKIEEISKEAFEEINAHDELGNVDYTSIKNNMEHIEEYMDKYKAFGAVSSGDGQNSSSGYNYNMSTIGYSSNDGFIGEYQREVDDVFYNDLVKTIKKLRDSKLQDIRIDNNVGIQGERPASIFDMNTKVSDGINKDKIGLEDLLGFGRISMAMHQEYEQIKSQIDAYNASLPKYSSENASKFLSDFISKLIFDSEIDKEKINSCDDYIKKMVTSSDFDYETNGERTASITADFIPVFGQLKMLGEIVEGKDLVSGKHYSTGEQLFGLGTLGAGSLLGKIYKGIKAGMSPEVEEAAGKLSNGTVFAMNGAGGASEIEKLAKNITKKIVGKGEEASEGVTQAEGKIKVPTVKSGEFNDWFNSLSVGELDSMWQNKSTRRAIERQLREPGGMHEWHLYNLQ, encoded by the coding sequence GTGAGAAAGTATATTTTAGATTCAGATCTTTTATCTAAGAAAACTACTGCTGCTTACTCCATGCTAAATGATATGCTTCCAGTTCTAGATAAGATAGAGGAAATTAGCAAGGAAGCATTTGAAGAAATAAACGCTCATGATGAATTAGGAAATGTGGATTATACATCAATAAAGAATAATATGGAACATATTGAAGAATACATGGATAAATATAAGGCTTTCGGAGCAGTATCTAGTGGTGATGGACAAAATAGTAGTAGTGGATATAATTATAATATGAGTACTATAGGTTATAGCAGCAATGATGGATTTATAGGGGAGTATCAAAGAGAAGTAGATGATGTATTCTATAATGATCTGGTTAAAACAATAAAAAAGCTAAGAGATTCGAAGTTGCAAGATATAAGAATAGATAACAATGTAGGAATACAAGGAGAAAGACCTGCATCGATATTTGATATGAATACAAAAGTATCAGATGGAATTAACAAGGATAAAATAGGCTTGGAAGACCTACTTGGCTTTGGAAGAATATCAATGGCTATGCATCAAGAGTATGAACAGATAAAATCTCAAATAGATGCCTATAATGCAAGTTTGCCAAAATATAGTTCAGAAAATGCTTCAAAATTCCTGTCAGATTTTATTAGTAAGCTTATATTTGATTCGGAAATAGATAAGGAAAAAATAAATAGTTGTGATGATTACATAAAAAAAATGGTAACTTCATCAGACTTTGATTACGAAACGAATGGTGAAAGAACAGCATCTATTACAGCAGATTTCATACCAGTATTTGGTCAACTTAAAATGTTAGGTGAAATAGTTGAAGGAAAGGATTTAGTATCAGGAAAGCACTATAGTACAGGAGAGCAGTTGTTTGGACTAGGCACGCTGGGTGCAGGAAGTCTACTAGGAAAGATATACAAGGGAATAAAAGCAGGAATGTCACCAGAAGTAGAAGAGGCAGCAGGCAAATTAAGTAACGGAACTGTATTTGCAATGAATGGTGCTGGTGGAGCTAGTGAAATTGAAAAACTTGCTAAGAATATAACTAAAAAGATTGTTGGTAAGGGAGAAGAGGCATCTGAGGGGGTTACACAAGCTGAGGGAAAAATAAAAGTTCCTACAGTAAAGAGTGGTGAATTTAATGACTGGTTTAATTCACTAAGTGTAGGTGAATTAGATAGTATGTGGCAGAATAAATCAACAAGAAGAGCAATTGAAAGACAGTTACGCGAACCAGGAGGAATGCATGAGTGGCATTTATATAATTTACAATAA
- a CDS encoding DUF5081 family protein, whose translation MISASELYYLNRALDGTPILGINPVETLISNDKGENSPKKSLIKKKILQSNNGLNEKSFRIINNLEKYKKAKKHIWINDLLISLDKTDLLVFLKNREKGQFIIERTSKSLMLYEIIKNYQFLWNNTKVEDSEKEIIEPNNFILNEIQDKKENQILCIQKEENKNFRVCNIYYQKDCVYKYNLLNKQLIKVNPRDIRLELANIFELEVNK comes from the coding sequence ATGATTAGTGCAAGTGAATTATACTATCTAAATAGGGCACTAGATGGGACACCGATTTTGGGTATAAATCCCGTTGAAACTTTGATTAGTAATGATAAAGGTGAAAATTCACCAAAAAAATCATTAATTAAGAAAAAGATACTACAAAGTAATAATGGATTAAATGAAAAATCCTTTAGAATTATTAATAACTTAGAAAAATATAAAAAGGCAAAAAAACACATATGGATTAATGATTTATTAATATCACTAGATAAGACTGATCTTTTAGTATTTTTAAAGAACAGAGAAAAAGGACAATTTATTATTGAGAGAACAAGCAAATCTCTTATGCTGTATGAGATAATAAAAAATTATCAATTTTTATGGAATAATACAAAGGTAGAGGATAGCGAAAAAGAAATAATAGAACCTAATAATTTTATATTAAATGAAATACAAGATAAAAAAGAAAATCAGATCTTATGCATACAAAAAGAAGAAAATAAAAATTTTAGAGTATGCAATATTTATTATCAAAAAGATTGTGTATATAAATATAATTTATTAAATAAACAGTTAATCAAAGTAAATCCTAGAGATATAAGGCTAGAACTTGCAAATATATTTGAACTTGAGGTGAATAAATAA
- a CDS encoding ISAs1 family transposase — translation MRGAFDTDNKKSPIHIVSAWASENEMVLVQVKTDEKRYYISSLKDSIEEFSTTVRKYWEIESTHWILDVVFKEDGRRVRKDYGPQNLALLKRLALNIIKKDTTEPKYSLKSKRFAASVDNNYLEQVLIKNFI, via the coding sequence ATGCGAGGAGCATTTGATACAGATAATAAAAAGTCACCAATTCATATTGTAAGTGCATGGGCTAGTGAAAATGAAATGGTACTAGTACAAGTAAAAACAGATGAAAAAAGATATTATATTTCATCTTTAAAAGACTCTATAGAAGAATTTTCAACAACAGTAAGAAAATATTGGGAAATAGAATCAACTCATTGGATTCTTGATGTTGTATTTAAAGAAGATGGTCGTAGAGTAAGGAAAGATTATGGTCCGCAAAATTTAGCCCTGCTAAAGCGATTGGCTCTAAATATAATAAAAAAAGACACTACTGAACCTAAGTATAGTTTAAAATCTAAAAGGTTTGCTGCTTCTGTAGACAATAATTATCTAGAACAAGTACTTATCAAAAACTTCATATAA
- a CDS encoding ABC transporter ATP-binding protein, protein MVVEHEHNYEVTIKNLNKSYDGVSIFSDLSINFIKGKITVVLGPSGCGKTTLLNIISGIETNYSGEVILKNDSISYMFQEDRLIPHLTVYENVAFVLKSTMDKMEVDIAVNKFLGMVELLEYKDKLPDKLSGGMKRRVALARAVAYKSSLILMDEPFKGMDDRLKSSIIKKFLIHQRETGRTVILVTHDKVEAETMGNEVYFL, encoded by the coding sequence ATGGTAGTGGAACATGAACACAATTATGAGGTGACAATTAAAAATTTGAATAAATCCTATGATGGAGTTTCTATTTTTTCTGATTTAAGTATAAACTTCATAAAAGGCAAAATTACAGTTGTTTTGGGACCATCAGGCTGTGGAAAAACTACTCTTTTAAATATTATAAGCGGCATTGAAACAAATTACAGCGGGGAAGTTATATTGAAAAATGACAGCATATCCTATATGTTTCAGGAAGACAGACTTATTCCGCATCTCACAGTATATGAAAATGTTGCATTCGTACTAAAATCCACCATGGATAAAATGGAAGTGGACATAGCTGTAAATAAATTTTTAGGCATGGTGGAATTATTGGAGTATAAAGATAAGCTTCCAGATAAATTAAGCGGGGGAATGAAAAGAAGAGTTGCCCTGGCAAGGGCTGTTGCTTATAAAAGCAGCTTGATTTTGATGGATGAGCCTTTTAAGGGCATGGATGACAGATTGAAAAGCAGTATAATAAAAAAATTTTTAATTCACCAGAGGGAAACAGGTAGAACTGTTATATTGGTAACCCATGACAAGGTTGAGGCTGAAACTATGGGGAATGAGGTTTATTTTCTGTAA
- a CDS encoding ABC transporter permease, whose amino-acid sequence MKTSITAETKIIKKIGILIFWILIWHVCSVFINEELLLPSPFQVLKSLVLLMGKFYFWKSVLSSVIRVIIGILLSVIIGIVLGLTAGLNKFVEELLEPVVITVKATPVISIIIIALVWFNSSNVVIFTAILICFPIVYTNVLQGIKSIDKSLIQMANVFKVKRKYVLKDIYLPSIKNYIVSGILMCMGIGWKVSVASEVLSIPRYSIGLNLLSAKTTLETAELFAWTIVVVILSFMFEKVFKYYLQR is encoded by the coding sequence ATGAAAACTTCTATTACAGCGGAAACAAAAATAATTAAAAAAATAGGTATATTAATATTTTGGATATTAATTTGGCATGTATGTTCTGTTTTTATAAATGAGGAACTTCTCCTGCCCTCTCCATTTCAAGTATTAAAATCGCTTGTATTGCTTATGGGTAAATTTTATTTCTGGAAAAGTGTCTTAAGCAGTGTAATAAGGGTGATAATTGGAATTTTGCTGTCTGTGATTATAGGCATTGTACTTGGGTTAACAGCAGGACTTAACAAATTTGTGGAAGAACTTTTGGAACCTGTTGTAATCACTGTAAAGGCAACTCCTGTCATATCCATAATTATTATAGCCCTGGTGTGGTTTAATTCATCTAATGTAGTGATTTTTACAGCTATACTTATATGTTTTCCAATAGTATATACCAATGTGCTTCAGGGAATAAAAAGCATAGATAAAAGCCTTATACAAATGGCAAATGTGTTTAAAGTAAAAAGGAAATATGTACTTAAAGATATATATTTGCCCTCCATAAAAAATTACATTGTATCAGGAATACTTATGTGTATGGGAATTGGATGGAAGGTTTCAGTGGCTTCAGAGGTGTTAAGCATTCCAAGATACTCTATAGGGCTGAATCTTTTAAGCGCCAAAACCACTTTGGAGACAGCAGAGTTATTTGCCTGGACTATTGTGGTAGTTATTTTAAGCTTTATGTTTGAGAAGGTGTTTAAATATTATTTACAAAGGTGA